The stretch of DNA GGCGGCGAGCCAGGCTTGGCGTTGGCGATCTTCTTCGACGATGAGTTGGGTTCGTTGGCGGCGTTCGGCGTTGATGCGGTCGCGGTGGTCTTGTGCTCGGGTTTGTTTGCGGCGCGGCATCAGCCCGCGATGAGCGCTGGGCTCATGCGCCATGGGTGGTGGTATCAGAGCTTCGAGGCGGCGTCGTCGTCGAGCAGCCACACGGTCGCATCCCGGCCGATCGCGCCCGCCGCAGGCACATCGACCGGCTTGCCGCCGCCGATCGCCGCGGCCACGGCCTCGGCCTTGCCAGCGCCCGACACCACCAGCCAAACCTCCCGCGAACGCTGAATCGCGGGCAACGTCAACGTGATTCGCTGCGGCGGCGGCTTGGGGGAGTCGGGCACGCCGAGTACCAGCCGCTCCGTCTCGCGCACCGCAGGGGTATCGGGAAACAGCGAGTTGATGTGGCCTTCGGGCCCCATGCCCAGCAGGTGCACATCGAAGTCCGGTGCGGGCTGGCCGTCGGCGGCATTGGCGGCCAGCACCTGCGCATAATCGCGGGCAGCGGCAGCCAGGTCGTCGCCGAACTGACCGCCGCTGGCCGCCATCGGATGCACGTTGCCGTTCGGGATGTCGATGTGGTCGAGCAGCGCCTCACGGGCCTGCTTGTAATTGCGTTCGTCATCGTCCTCGGGCACGAACCGATCGTCGCCCCAATACAGATGCACCTTCGACCAGTCGACCTTGTCGCTGCCCTCGCCAACCCGCTTGAGCAGGCCGATGCCGGTGCCACCACCGGTCAGCACGATGTGGGCCGCGCCGCGTCTGTCGATCGCATCGGTGATCGCGTCGACCAGTCGGTCGCCGGCCGCGGCCACCAATGCGGTGGTGTCGGGATACTTCTCGACGACGGAATTCATGCCTCGACTCCTCCTCGCTCCGGTCCTCGCTCGTTCCTCGCTGCGATCCTCACTCGTCGTCGCCTTCGGAGTTCATGCCTCGACTCCTCCTCGCTCCGGTCCTCGCTCGTTCCTCGCTGCGATCCTCACTCGTCGTCGCCTTCGGAGTTCATACGTACTGCACCTTCTCGATGCCCTGCAGTGCTTCGCGATAGATCTCGTCGGCGTCCAGCCTGCGCAGGTCCTCGGCCAGACATTCCTTGGCGTCCCTGCGCGCCAACGGGATTCGCGCTTCGGGCCTACTGGTTCGGTTCAGCGTCGCGGTGACTCCTGTCTGCGGACGCTTCAGGGTGATGGTCTCGCTGTCCCGTACCAGCTCGACCTTCAATTCGCCGACTGCGCGCTGTACCGGTCCGTCGATGCGGGCGGCGAGCCAACCCGCGAGAACGTCGAGCGAGGGCTCATCCCTCAGGCCCGACACCACCGCTGAGGTGATTGGTTCAAAGGGCGGCTGATTGAGCGCCGACGCCAGCAGTGCCCGCCAGTAGGTGATGCGGGCCCACGCCAGGTCGGTATCGCCGTCGGTGTAACCCTGCAGGCGACTCTTGATCGCTGCAAGCGGGTCGGAGCATTCTGTCGCATTCGTTATCCGGCGAATTGCCAAGTGGCCCAACGGGTCCTGTGCCGGAACGGGCGGGCCGCCCGCCGGCCACCATGCCACGACCGGGGTATCAGGCAGAAGGAAGGGCAGCACAACGCTGCTGGCGTGTTCGGCAAGCTCACCGTGCAGGCGCAGCGCGACGACCTCGCCGGCGCCCGCATCGCCGCCGACCCGAAGTTGCGCATCCAGTCGTGACTCGGCGGCGCTTCGATCGCCCTGGACCACCACGATCACACGGCACGGATGTTCACGGCTCGCAAAATTGGCCGCCTCGATGGAATCTTCCAGCAGATCGTCTGAGTCAAGCGAGATCACGAGCGTGAGCACCCGGCTCAGGGTGATCGCACCACCCTCCTCGCGAAGACCGGTGATCTTCTTGCTGATGTCGTTGGTTGTCGTGTCGGGCAAGTCGACAATCACGGCCGCCTCCATTCTCGGCCGGTGCGGCGCATCATCTCGTCGGCCGAGGCCGGCCCCCAGGTGCCGGATTCATACTCATCAGGCTTGCCGTGCGACGCCCAGTAATCCAGCACGGGATCCAGGATCTCCCAAGACAATTCGACCTCGGCGTTGGTCGGGAACAGCGACGGTTCGCCGAGCAGCATGTCGAGAATCAATCGTTCGTAGGCCTCGGGGGAGTCCTCAGCGAAGGCGGAGCCGTAGGAGAAGTCCATGTTGACATCACGGACCTCCATGGCGCTGCCGGGAACCTTGGATCCGAACCGGGTGGTGATGCCTTCGTCGGGCTGTACTCGGATCACCAACGCGTTCTGGCCGAGTTCCTCGGTCATCGTCTTGTCGAACGGCAGGTGCGGGGCGCGTTTGAAGATCAGCGCAATCTCGGTCACCCTGCGTCCCAGCCGTTTTCCGGTCCGCAGAAAGAAGGGCACACCCGCCCAACGACGGGTGTCGATTTCCAGCGTGATCGCCGCATACGTCTCCGTGGTGGACTCTCTGGAGAATCCCTCCTCGTCCAGCAGGCCGACGACCTTCTCGCTGCCCTGCCAACCCGCGGCGTACTGCCCGCGAGCTGTGGTGTCATCGAGGGGCTGCATCAACTTGATGGCGGAGAGCACCTTGATCTTCTCTGCCTGCAGCTCCTGCGGGCTGAAGTTGACCGGCTCCTCCATGGCCGTCAATGCAAGCAGTTGCAGCAAGTGGTTCTGGATGACGTCCCGGGCAGCGCCGACCCCGTCG from Mycobacterium sp. JS623 encodes:
- the pgl gene encoding 6-phosphogluconolactonase, with the protein product MNSVVEKYPDTTALVAAAGDRLVDAITDAIDRRGAAHIVLTGGGTGIGLLKRVGEGSDKVDWSKVHLYWGDDRFVPEDDDERNYKQAREALLDHIDIPNGNVHPMAASGGQFGDDLAAAARDYAQVLAANAADGQPAPDFDVHLLGMGPEGHINSLFPDTPAVRETERLVLGVPDSPKPPPQRITLTLPAIQRSREVWLVVSGAGKAEAVAAAIGGGKPVDVPAAGAIGRDATVWLLDDDAASKL
- the opcA gene encoding glucose-6-phosphate dehydrogenase assembly protein OpcA, with protein sequence MIVDLPDTTTNDISKKITGLREEGGAITLSRVLTLVISLDSDDLLEDSIEAANFASREHPCRVIVVVQGDRSAAESRLDAQLRVGGDAGAGEVVALRLHGELAEHASSVVLPFLLPDTPVVAWWPAGGPPVPAQDPLGHLAIRRITNATECSDPLAAIKSRLQGYTDGDTDLAWARITYWRALLASALNQPPFEPITSAVVSGLRDEPSLDVLAGWLAARIDGPVQRAVGELKVELVRDSETITLKRPQTGVTATLNRTSRPEARIPLARRDAKECLAEDLRRLDADEIYREALQGIEKVQYV
- the zwf gene encoding glucose-6-phosphate dehydrogenase, translating into MTADTETAASTAAAWRNPLRDKRDKRMPRIPGPCGVVIFGVTGDLATKKLMPAIYDLANRGLLPANFALVGFARRDWAHEDFAKLVCDAVRSHARTPYRQEVWDRLSEGIRFVQGTFDDSKAFERLAETLQKLDAERGTGGNHAFYLSIPPKAFQQVCEQLQKSGLARPQEERWSRVVIEKPFGHDLQSAQELNGVVNSVFPEESVFRIDHYLGKETVQNILALRFANELYEPIWNNNYVDSVQITMAEDIGLGGRGGYYDGVGAARDVIQNHLLQLLALTAMEEPVNFSPQELQAEKIKVLSAIKLMQPLDDTTARGQYAAGWQGSEKVVGLLDEEGFSRESTTETYAAITLEIDTRRWAGVPFFLRTGKRLGRRVTEIALIFKRAPHLPFDKTMTEELGQNALVIRVQPDEGITTRFGSKVPGSAMEVRDVNMDFSYGSAFAEDSPEAYERLILDMLLGEPSLFPTNAEVELSWEILDPVLDYWASHGKPDEYESGTWGPASADEMMRRTGREWRRP